The Fusobacterium necrophorum subsp. necrophorum genome includes the window TCTATGATGAAATTAAAAAATTGGAAGCTCCTCAAGAAGAAGTACTTGGAGAAGAACGTGAAGAAATTTCAAAAGCGAAAGAATAAGCTATTATTCGAAGACGGAAGTCAAATTGTTGTCACGAAGGAAATGATGCAAAGATTTTCTTTGCAAGGGAAAGAAGCCTTAAGTGAAGAGGAATACGAGGAACTTTTTCGCTATCGACTTCGTTTCAGTGCCTATACTTGGCTTTCGAAAAGAGATTATTCCTCTTGGGAATTGGAAGTCAAACTGAGTCGGTATTGTTCTCAAAAACAGTGGATTTCGGATTTGTTGAAAGACTTGCAGCAGAAGGGATATCTCGACGAT containing:
- a CDS encoding regulatory protein RecX, with amino-acid sequence MKKFQKRKNKLLFEDGSQIVVTKEMMQRFSLQGKEALSEEEYEELFRYRLRFSAYTWLSKRDYSSWELEVKLSRYCSQKQWISDLLKDLQQKGYLDDYRYAIQWVQSKKYGRAKMEYFLLQKGYSREFVRKVLDEAYQTDTKEIIKIWNTLAKKEKEKRVMALLRKGYHYSEIKKALAEIEE